One Calonectris borealis chromosome 15, bCalBor7.hap1.2, whole genome shotgun sequence DNA segment encodes these proteins:
- the LOC142088567 gene encoding uncharacterized protein LOC142088567 isoform X1: MCPAVGHLQVSEALGHCQHPAPPPRGQTLPSPPPSQPSPGWHRPSRPSKGQVVDPCGEEHSAGASSESIQRLSTASNLSWCKALGDHGLGGGRGWPMYLTGGRQAVRTRRKGCAGLQRSHAILRPPHPVKVLAEGMATSDLKTPDCVLLGGNETPEGQNPTETLSIACVHWVPNTWPSGLSMLLRAPVSQLAQEMQLRVPHTALAQAAITFLARRISSTNSISALSEVTGANVEEVSHTIGTDQHITNRFLKGSVAGSCTLCPHGRPLRGPRALLRLSLLLCPRKHKEGPWVHTSILAGTPSSLVGQIYLATTLSPIILGGPWGCSSFSSSSGCRGWRGRLAVSPSLRELVVSPRPWCSARAGLRGQPSPERCPQPGLSPRLSTHWRWLSTGSSAPGLTCCHTSCRSSSASAATLLPAPLPASSTLSWPRRSCSWASHSKRTWGNTSSTSEKQQEEDLHSGPQCSLTSPLGPGSHPASHQQVPDGQGCPPAHLWPQGEE; encoded by the exons ATGTGCCCAGCGGTTGGGCATCTCCAGGTAAGCGAGGCTCTGGGTCactgccagcacccagctcccccgCCCAGGGGCCAgaccctgccctctccccctccctcgcagcccagccctgggtggCATCGACCTTCTCGACCCAGCAAGGGCCAGGTGGTTGACCCATGTGGAGAAGAACACAGTGCTGGCGCGAGCAGTGAGAGCATCCAGCGGCTCAGCACCGCGTCCAACCTGTCCTGGTGCAAGGCCCTGGGAGACCATGGGTTAGGGGGTGGCAGAGGGTGGCCCATGTATCTCACTGGTGGCCGACAGGCAGTTCGGACCAGGAGAAAGGGGTGTGCAGGACTGCAGCGTTCCCACGCCATCTTGCGCCCCCCACATCCTGTCAAGGTCCTGGCCGAAGGCATGGCCACCTCTGACCTGAAGACCCCTGACTGTGTCCTCCTTGGTGGCAACGAGACACCTGAGGGGCAAAACCCCACTGAAACCCTCAGCATCGCCTGCGTGCACTGGGTGCCCAACACGTGGCCCTCAGGGCTCTCCATGCTGTTACGTGCTCCCGTCTCCCAGCTGGCACAGGAGATGCAGTTGAGGGTCCCACACACTGCCCTTGCCCAGGCTGCCATCACATTCCTGGCTCGGAGGATCAGTAGCACCAACTCCATCAGTGCCCTGAGTGAGGTGACTGGGGCCAACGTGGAGGAAGTGTCCCACACCATCGGCACGGACCAGCACATCACCAACCGCTTCCTCAAGGGCAGCGTGGCTGGGTCCTGCACTCTCTGTCCCCATGGGCGTCCCCTCCGGGGCCCACGTGCTCTGCTCaggctgtccctgctgctttgTCCTAGGAAGCACAAGGAAGGTCCCTGGGTCCACACCAGCATCCTGGCTGGGACACCATCTAGCCTGGTGGGACAGATCTACCTGGCAACTACCTTGTCCCCTATCATCCTTGGTGGCCCCTGGGGTTGTTCCAGCTTCTCATCTAGCTCTGGATGccgggggtggagggggaggctTGCAGTGTCACCATCCCTAAGGGAACTTGTGGTGTCCCCTCGGCCATGGTGCTCTGCCAGAGCAGGTTTAAGGGGGCAGCCATCTCCAGAAAGATGTCCTCAACCTGGTCTGTCTCCAAGGCTCTCAACCCACTGGAGGTGGCTCAGCACTGGCAGCTCAGCTCCTGGCCTAACCTGCTGCCACACCTCCTGCCGGTCCTCGAGTGCCAGTGCAGccactttgctgcctgcaccgTTGCCTGCCTCTTCAACACTGTCATGGCCAAGAAGATCATGCTCTTGGGCTTCGCATTCCAAACGGACATGGGGAAACACAAG CTCCACctcagagaagcagcaggaggaggatttACACAGCGGGCCCCAGTGCAGCTTAACTTCCCCTCTTGGCCCAGGGAGTCATCCAGCATCCCATCAGCAAGTACCGGATGGACAAGGGTGCCCACCTGCACATTTATGGCCTCAGGGTGAAGAATGA
- the IK gene encoding protein Red: protein MPERDNEPFSNPLAPDGHDVDDSHSFHQSKLTNEDFRKLLMTPRAAPTSAPPSKSRHHEMPREYNEDEDPAARRRKKKSYYAKLRQQEIERERELAEKYRDRAKERRDGVNKDYEETELISTTANYRAVGPTAEADKSAAEKRRQLIQESKFLGGDMEHTHLVKGLDFALLQKVRAEIASKEKEEEEMMEKPQKETKKDEDPENKIEFKTRLGRNIYRILFKNKAYERNELFLPGRMAYVVDLDDEYADTDIPTTLIRSKADCPTMEAQTTLTTNDIVISKLTQILSYLRQGTRNKKLKKKDKGKLDEKKPPEADMNIFEDIGDYVPSTAKMPREKERERYRERERDRDRERDRDRERDRDRERERDRERDREREEEKKRHSYFEKPKADDEPTDIDKGPGSAKELIKSINEKFAGAAGWEGAESLKKPEDKKQLGDFFGMSNSYAECYPATMDDMAVDSDEEVDYSKMDQGNKKGPLGRWDFDTQEEYSEYMNNKEALPKAAFQYGIKMSEGRKTRRFKETNDKAELDRQWKKISAIIEKRKKLEADGVEVKRPKY from the exons ATGCCGGAGCGCGACA ATGAACCGTTCTCCAACCCCCTGGCCCCTGATGGCCACGATGTGGACGACTCGCACTCCTTTCACCA GTCCAAGCTGACCAATGAAGACTTCAGAAAGCTTCTCATGACCCCGCGGGCTGCGCCAACATCTGCGCCACCGTCCAAATCTCGCCACCATGA GATGCCCCGGGAGTACAACGAAGATGAAGACCCAGCTGCTcgcaggaggaaaaagaaaag CTATTACGCAAAGCTGCGCCAGCAGGAGATAGAGCGCGAGAGGGAGTTGGCCGAGAAGTACAGAGATCGAGCCAAGGAGAGAAGAGATGGTGTGAACAAGGACTATGAGGAAACGGAACTGATCAGCACAACTGCCAACTACAGGGCTGTGGGGCCGACGGCAGAGGC GGATAAATCTGCCGCGGAGAAGAGGAGACAGTTGATCCAGGAGTCCAAGTTCTTGGGTGGTGACATGGAGCACACTCacttggtgaagggtctggactTTGCGCTGTTGCAGAAG GTACGGGCTGAGATTGCcagcaaggagaaggaagaggaggaaatgatGGAGAAGCCCCAGAAAGAAACCAA gAAAGATGAAGATCCTGAAAACAAAATTGAATTTAAGACCCGGCTGG GTCGCAACATCTACCGCATTCTCTTCAAGAACAAGGCCTACGAGCGGAATGAGCTGTTTCTGCCGGGGAGGATGGCCTACGTGGTAGATCTGGACGATGAGTATGCCGACACCGATATCCCAACCACGCTGATCCGGAGCAAGGCTGACTGCCCCACCATGGAG GCACAGACCACGCTGACCACCAATGACATTGTCATCAGCAAACTGACGCAGATCCTCTCCTATCTCAGGCAAGGGACCCGCAACAAGAAGCTCAAGAAGAAAGACAAAG GGAAGCTGGATGAGAAGAAGCCCCCTGAAGCTGATATGAA CATCTTTGAAGACATTGGGGATTATGTGCCCTCCACTGCGAAGATGCCACGGGAGAAAGAGCGGGAGAGGTACCGAGAGAGAGAGCGTGACAGGGACCGGGAGCGTGACAGGGACCGAGAACGTGACAGGGACCGGGAGCGTGAGAGGGACAGGGAGCGTGACCGGGAGcgggaggaggaaaagaagaggcaCAGCTACTTCGAGAAGCCCAAGGCTGATGATGAG CCCACAGACATCGACAAAG GACCCGGCTCGGCCAAGGAGCTCATCAAGTCCATCAACGAGAAGTTTGCTGGAGCCgctggctgggaaggagcagagtC ATTGAAGAAGCCAGAAGACAAGAAGCAGCTGGGGGACTTCTTCGGCATGTCCAACAGCTACGCCGAGTGCTACCCCGCTAC aaTGGATGATATGGCTGTGGACAGCGATGAAGAGGTGGACTACAGCAAAATGGATCAG GGTAACAAGAAAGGACCTCTGGGCCGCTGGGACTTTGACACCCAGGAGGAGTACAGCGAATACATGAACAACAAAGAGGCTCTGCCCAA GGCGGCCTTCCAGTATGGGATCAAGATGTCTGAGGGACGCAAAACCCGTCGCTTCAAGGAGACAAATGACAAGGCGGAGCTGGACCGGCAGTGGAAGAAGATCAGTGCG ATCATCgagaagaggaagaagttggAGGCTGATGG AGTTGAGGTGAAACGTCCCAAGTACTGA
- the LOC142088567 gene encoding uncharacterized protein LOC142088567 isoform X2 encodes MCPAVGHLQPSPGWHRPSRPSKGQVVDPCGEEHSAGASSESIQRLSTASNLSWCKALGDHGLGGGRGWPMYLTGGRQAVRTRRKGCAGLQRSHAILRPPHPVKVLAEGMATSDLKTPDCVLLGGNETPEGQNPTETLSIACVHWVPNTWPSGLSMLLRAPVSQLAQEMQLRVPHTALAQAAITFLARRISSTNSISALSEVTGANVEEVSHTIGTDQHITNRFLKGSVAGSCTLCPHGRPLRGPRALLRLSLLLCPRKHKEGPWVHTSILAGTPSSLVGQIYLATTLSPIILGGPWGCSSFSSSSGCRGWRGRLAVSPSLRELVVSPRPWCSARAGLRGQPSPERCPQPGLSPRLSTHWRWLSTGSSAPGLTCCHTSCRSSSASAATLLPAPLPASSTLSWPRRSCSWASHSKRTWGNTSSTSEKQQEEDLHSGPQCSLTSPLGPGSHPASHQQVPDGQGCPPAHLWPQGEE; translated from the exons ATGTGCCCAGCGGTTGGGCATCTCCAG cccagccctgggtggCATCGACCTTCTCGACCCAGCAAGGGCCAGGTGGTTGACCCATGTGGAGAAGAACACAGTGCTGGCGCGAGCAGTGAGAGCATCCAGCGGCTCAGCACCGCGTCCAACCTGTCCTGGTGCAAGGCCCTGGGAGACCATGGGTTAGGGGGTGGCAGAGGGTGGCCCATGTATCTCACTGGTGGCCGACAGGCAGTTCGGACCAGGAGAAAGGGGTGTGCAGGACTGCAGCGTTCCCACGCCATCTTGCGCCCCCCACATCCTGTCAAGGTCCTGGCCGAAGGCATGGCCACCTCTGACCTGAAGACCCCTGACTGTGTCCTCCTTGGTGGCAACGAGACACCTGAGGGGCAAAACCCCACTGAAACCCTCAGCATCGCCTGCGTGCACTGGGTGCCCAACACGTGGCCCTCAGGGCTCTCCATGCTGTTACGTGCTCCCGTCTCCCAGCTGGCACAGGAGATGCAGTTGAGGGTCCCACACACTGCCCTTGCCCAGGCTGCCATCACATTCCTGGCTCGGAGGATCAGTAGCACCAACTCCATCAGTGCCCTGAGTGAGGTGACTGGGGCCAACGTGGAGGAAGTGTCCCACACCATCGGCACGGACCAGCACATCACCAACCGCTTCCTCAAGGGCAGCGTGGCTGGGTCCTGCACTCTCTGTCCCCATGGGCGTCCCCTCCGGGGCCCACGTGCTCTGCTCaggctgtccctgctgctttgTCCTAGGAAGCACAAGGAAGGTCCCTGGGTCCACACCAGCATCCTGGCTGGGACACCATCTAGCCTGGTGGGACAGATCTACCTGGCAACTACCTTGTCCCCTATCATCCTTGGTGGCCCCTGGGGTTGTTCCAGCTTCTCATCTAGCTCTGGATGccgggggtggagggggaggctTGCAGTGTCACCATCCCTAAGGGAACTTGTGGTGTCCCCTCGGCCATGGTGCTCTGCCAGAGCAGGTTTAAGGGGGCAGCCATCTCCAGAAAGATGTCCTCAACCTGGTCTGTCTCCAAGGCTCTCAACCCACTGGAGGTGGCTCAGCACTGGCAGCTCAGCTCCTGGCCTAACCTGCTGCCACACCTCCTGCCGGTCCTCGAGTGCCAGTGCAGccactttgctgcctgcaccgTTGCCTGCCTCTTCAACACTGTCATGGCCAAGAAGATCATGCTCTTGGGCTTCGCATTCCAAACGGACATGGGGAAACACAAG CTCCACctcagagaagcagcaggaggaggatttACACAGCGGGCCCCAGTGCAGCTTAACTTCCCCTCTTGGCCCAGGGAGTCATCCAGCATCCCATCAGCAAGTACCGGATGGACAAGGGTGCCCACCTGCACATTTATGGCCTCAGGGTGAAGAATGA
- the NDUFA2 gene encoding NADH dehydrogenase [ubiquinone] 1 alpha subcomplex subunit 2 codes for MAAAAAVRGIGGGLGRSLRELRIHLCQRSAGSRGVRDFIEQHYVTLKKANPDFPILIRECSGVQPTLWARYEFGKEKSVPLNNLTMDEVAKALENIVKSKV; via the exons atggcggcggccgcggcggtgAGGGGCATCGGGGGCGGGCTGGGCCGCAGCCTGCGGGAGCTCCGCATCCACCTGTGCCAGCGCTCCGCGGGCAGCCGCGGCGTCAG agACTTCATCGAGCAGCACTATGTGACCCTGAAGAAGGCAAATCCCGACTTCCCCATCCTGATCCGCGAGTGCTCCGGTGTCCAGCCCACGCTCTGGGCGCGGTACG AGTTTGGCAAGGAGAAAAGCGTGCCGCTGAACAACCTTACCATGGACGAGGTGGCCAAGGCCTTGGAGAACATCGTGAAAAGCAAGGTGTGA
- the WDR55 gene encoding WD repeat-containing protein 55, whose amino-acid sequence MAAPGEGCSEPAGREPRLRDTPEDICFEATANAIALHPARPLLAAGDVDGDVYLYSYSCTEGENRQLWSSGHHLKSCRDVAFSQDGQKLFTVSKDKSVHILTVEEGRLETRFPKAHGSALNCVLPIDNHVFATGDDDGALKVWDLRKGDAILEARQQEEYISAMAVDGNGKILLTASGDGTLGVFNVKRRRFELLSEPQNGDLTSVVLLKRGKKVACGSSEGTIYLFNWDGFGAASDRFALRAESVDCMVPITDSIVCVGSLDGVIRAVNILPNRVLGCVGQHLGEPIEQLAVAPGGQLLASCAHDQKVKFWDVSALGGLVVDDYRKKKKKGGPLRALSSKAAGSGEDFFADLRDEAEPAAGSDSDGSD is encoded by the exons ATGGCGGCGCCGGGGGAG GGGTGCTCGGAGCCAGCGGGGAGGGAGCCGCGGCTGCGGGACACCCCCGAGGACATCTGCTTCGAGGCGACGGCCAACGCCATCGCCCTgcacccggcccggcccctgCTGGCGGCGGGGGACGTGGACGGCGACGTCTACCT GTACTCGTACTCCTGCACCGAGGGGGAGAACCGGCAGCTCTGGTCTTCGGGGCATCACCTCAAGTCGTGCCGGGACGTGGCCTTCTCCCAGGACGGGCAGA AGCTTTTCACCGTGTCCAAGGACAAGTCCGTCCACATCCTGACGGTGGAGGAGGGACGGCTGGAAACGCGCTTCCCCAAGGCCCACGG CTCGGCCCTCAACTGCGTGCTGCCCATCGATAACCACGTCTTTGCCACGGGTGATGACGACGGGGCGCTGAAGGTGTGGGACCTGCGCAAGGGGGACGCCATCTTGGAGGCCCGTCAGCAGGAGGAGTACATCAGCGCGATGGCCGTGGACGGTAACGGGAAGATCCTGCTGACGGCCAG CGGTGATGGCACCCTGGGCGTCTTCAACGTGAAGAGGCGGCGCTTTGAGCTGCTCTCGGAGCCACAGAACGGGGACCTGACGTCTGTCGTGCTGCTGAAG AGGGGGAAGAAAGTGGCATGTGGCTCCAGCGAAGGCACCATCTACCTCTTCAACTGGGACGGCTTCGGGGCCGCCAGCGACCGCTTCGCTCTGAGGGCCGAGTCCGTTGACTGCATGGTCCCCATCACGGACAGCATCGTATGCGTGGGGTCCCTGGATGGAGTCATCAG ggcgGTGAACATCCTGCCGAACCGGGTGCTGGGCTGCGTGGGGCAGCACCTGGGGGAGCCCATCGAGCAGCTGGCGGTGGCCCCGGGCGGGCAGCTCCTGGCCAGCTGCGCCCACGACCAGAAGGTGAAGTTCTGGGACGTCTCCgccctgggggggctggtggTGGACGACTAccggaagaagaagaagaagggggggccGCTGCGGGCCCTCAGCAGCaaggcggcgggcagcggcgagGACTTCTTCGCCGACCTGCGGGACGAGGCcgagccggcggcggggagcgacAGCGACGGCAGCGActga